One genomic segment of Vibrio sp. SCSIO 43136 includes these proteins:
- the thiC gene encoding phosphomethylpyrimidine synthase ThiC, whose translation MSSRKQARLEAKNFIDTLSVQPYPNSTKVYVEGSRADIRVPMREIALADSLIGGTKENPIFEPNEPVRVYDTSGVYTDPEHTIDLYNGLPKMRQAWIDERADTEVLDDVSSVYTKERLEDEALDELRYGNLPPIRRAVTGKCVTQMHYARQGIITPEMEYIAIRENMGRAKYADEQLNRQHPGQSFGANLPKEITPEFVRQEVAEGRAIIPLNINHPEAEPMIIGRNFLVKVNANIGNSSVTSSIEEEVEKLVWGTRWGGDTVMDLSTGRNIHETREWILRNSPVPIGTVPMYQALEKVNGIAEDLTWEVMRDTLIEQAEQGVDYFTIHAGLRLHHVPMTAQRVTGIVSRGGSIIAKWCLAHHQESFLYDNFREICEICAQYDVSLSLGDGLRPGSVADANDEAQFAELRTLGELTKIAWEYDVQVIIEGPGHIPMHMIKENMDEQLEHCHEAPFYTLGPLTTDIAPGYDHITSGIGAALIGWYGCAMLCYVTPKEHLGLPNKDDVKVGLITYKLAAHAADLAKGHPGSQVRDNALSKARFEFRWEDQFNLALDPDTARAYHDETLPQESGKVAHFCSMCGPKFCSMKISHEVREYAKGLDENQAIEVKLLDDPLEGMKQKSEEFKAQGSQLYKLAEEVSES comes from the coding sequence ATGTCGAGTCGCAAACAAGCGAGACTGGAAGCGAAGAATTTCATCGATACTCTATCGGTGCAACCATACCCTAACTCAACCAAGGTTTACGTAGAAGGCAGCCGTGCCGATATCCGCGTACCCATGCGTGAAATCGCTTTGGCTGACAGCCTAATCGGCGGTACTAAGGAAAACCCAATCTTCGAACCGAATGAGCCTGTTCGAGTTTACGATACCTCTGGTGTCTATACCGACCCTGAGCATACCATCGATCTATATAATGGTTTACCTAAGATGCGTCAGGCATGGATCGACGAGCGAGCTGATACCGAGGTGCTTGATGACGTGAGCTCGGTTTACACCAAAGAGCGCCTTGAAGATGAAGCCCTGGATGAGCTTCGCTATGGTAACTTGCCTCCAATTCGTCGTGCGGTTACTGGCAAATGTGTTACCCAGATGCACTACGCACGTCAGGGCATTATTACTCCTGAGATGGAGTATATAGCGATTCGCGAAAACATGGGGCGTGCTAAGTATGCTGATGAGCAGCTAAATCGTCAGCACCCAGGGCAAAGCTTTGGTGCAAATTTGCCAAAAGAGATCACGCCAGAGTTTGTTCGCCAAGAAGTGGCGGAAGGCCGAGCAATTATCCCTCTTAACATCAACCACCCAGAAGCTGAGCCAATGATCATTGGCCGTAACTTCTTGGTGAAAGTTAATGCCAATATTGGTAACTCATCAGTGACGTCTTCTATTGAAGAAGAAGTAGAGAAACTGGTGTGGGGGACGCGCTGGGGCGGTGATACCGTAATGGACCTATCTACGGGTCGCAATATTCATGAGACTCGTGAATGGATCCTGCGCAATAGCCCAGTGCCAATCGGAACCGTGCCTATGTACCAAGCACTGGAGAAGGTAAACGGCATCGCAGAGGACCTAACCTGGGAAGTAATGCGAGATACCCTTATCGAGCAAGCTGAGCAGGGAGTGGATTACTTTACAATCCATGCTGGTCTCCGTCTGCACCATGTTCCAATGACCGCTCAACGTGTTACTGGCATCGTTTCTCGTGGTGGCTCTATCATTGCTAAATGGTGTCTAGCACACCACCAAGAAAGCTTCCTTTACGATAACTTCCGTGAGATTTGTGAGATCTGTGCCCAATACGATGTCTCGCTTTCTCTCGGTGACGGCCTGCGCCCCGGCTCTGTTGCAGATGCCAATGATGAGGCTCAGTTTGCCGAACTACGCACTCTAGGTGAGCTTACTAAGATTGCCTGGGAATATGACGTTCAGGTCATCATTGAGGGCCCTGGTCATATCCCAATGCACATGATCAAAGAGAACATGGATGAGCAGCTAGAGCATTGTCACGAGGCGCCATTCTACACCCTTGGTCCACTAACAACGGACATTGCACCGGGCTATGATCACATTACCTCTGGTATTGGTGCGGCGCTGATCGGTTGGTACGGCTGTGCCATGCTTTGTTATGTTACGCCAAAAGAGCACCTTGGCCTGCCAAACAAAGATGACGTTAAGGTTGGCTTGATTACCTATAAGCTCGCAGCGCATGCTGCAGACCTTGCCAAGGGGCATCCAGGCTCTCAGGTTCGCGATAATGCACTCTCTAAGGCTCGTTTTGAATTCCGTTGGGAAGACCAATTCAACCTTGCACTGGACCCAGATACTGCTCGTGCTTACCACGATGAAACCCTGCCTCAAGAGTCGGGCAAAGTAGCACACTTCTGTTCAATGTGTGGTCCTAAGTTCTGTTCAATGAAGATATCTCACGAGGTGCGTGAGTACGCCAAAGGTCTTGATGAGAACCAAGCGATTGAAGTGAAGTTACTCGACGATCCACTAGAAGGCATGAAGCAAAAATCAGAAGAGTTCAAAGCACAAGGCTCTCAATTGTACAAACTAGCTGAAGAAGTAAGCGAGTCATAA
- the crcB gene encoding fluoride efflux transporter CrcB: protein MSQAYILGCIALGGAFGACSRYLVSEACVAMFGRGFPYGTLTVNVVGSLIMGMLIAAFESELLATQPWRQIIGLGFLGALTTFSTFSMDNVLLMQQGAFFKMGLNVLLNVVLSISAAWIGFQLIMRASL, encoded by the coding sequence ATGAGTCAGGCGTATATATTAGGTTGCATTGCTTTGGGTGGTGCTTTTGGTGCATGTTCTAGATACTTGGTTTCTGAAGCTTGTGTCGCTATGTTTGGTCGTGGTTTCCCATATGGCACATTAACCGTCAATGTCGTTGGTTCTCTTATTATGGGGATGTTAATTGCGGCGTTTGAAAGTGAACTGCTAGCGACCCAGCCATGGCGCCAGATTATTGGTCTTGGCTTCTTAGGTGCATTGACGACCTTCTCCACATTTTCTATGGATAACGTATTGCTTATGCAGCAGGGGGCATTTTTCAAGATGGGGCTCAACGTACTACTCAATGTGGTACTCAGCATCTCAGCTGCATGGATTGGTTTTCAGCTGATTATGCGGGCGAGCCTATAG